The Impatiens glandulifera chromosome 3, dImpGla2.1, whole genome shotgun sequence genome contains a region encoding:
- the LOC124929716 gene encoding exocyst complex component EXO70H1-like, which yields MGVMQNIRRSEISSNSPKTTHGRRSFQFINNNNSPNSSSHSPLSSPIHTFSSKSMNMEDNIKNAMTIITKWDINSSSFNKFLSLFDGANRGESREFIKSVMGLRRAMHFLVSENSSSDKLILAQNLMETAMLRLEKEFHQILSVSRHYLDPQSVSSQSSRMKSRLSISDDDDYNTTVGSEEEIIQKTGEAISEAERLSEIAMLDLKITADCMISSGYGTECLKIYKLNRKSVVDESLYRLGMQKYASSAINKMDTQALDRHIKSWRRSITIAVKTLFHGERFLCDHVFSSSKKIRESCFADISSEAAANIFRFPELVAKTKQRSPEKIFRLMDLYDSISQLSPDIDSIFSFESVSSVKLQALNSLLKIGDSVRTLLSEFESSIQKNTSKIAIPGGGIHPLTDSVMDYVTLLSNYSGVLSDIVDDSESLPKSPMLDAPAPAVSVRLAWIILVLLCKLDVKAELYNDVALTYLFLVNNLHFIVQKVRTTNLRYILGEEWILKNDKKVRQYATSYERVAWSKVFTSLPDNNSMEESLETIKGRFRKFNIAFEEAYQKQMSWVVLDEGIRDEIKLSIERKLVPAYRAFYECNIVMVRGERNHENLVKYSAHNMGNYLSDILHGSAMSEILPSFSSSTRTSFSSSTRTCKYTCIP from the exons ATGGGAGTCATGCAAAATATCCGCCGATCTGAGATATCATCAAATTCCCCGAAAACAACTCATGGGAGGAGGAGTTTCCAATTCATTAACAATAACAACTCTCCTAATTCCTCCTCTCATTCACCATTATCTTCTCCAATTCACACCTTCTCCTCTAAATCCATGAATATGGAAGATAACATCAAAAACGCCATGACCATCATCACTAAATGGGACATCAATTCCTCATCCTTCAACAAGTTCCTCTCTTTATTCGACGGTGCTAATCGAGGAGAATCCAGAGAGTTCATCAAATCCGTCATGGGTTTACGTCGCGCCATGCATTTCTTAGTCTCAGAGAATTCCAGCTCCGACAAACTAATCCTTGCTCAAAACTTAATGGAAACGGCTATGTTGAGGCTGGAGAAAGAATTCCATCAGATTCTCTCCGTCAGCCGCCACTACCTGGATCCTCAATCGGTCTCAAGTCAATCTTCACGGATGAAATCTCGATTGAGCATCTCCGACGATGATGATTACAATACCACAGTTGGATCCGAAGAGGAGATCATTCAGAAAACAGGGGAAGCGATCTCTGAAGCAGAGAGGCTTTCGGAGATCGCTATGTTGGATCTTAAGATTACAGCTGATTGTATGATAAGCTCCGGTTACGGAACAGAGTgccttaaaatatataaactcaaCCGGAAGTCAGTTGTCGACGAATCTCTCTACCGTCTCGGCATGCAAAAATACGCTTCTTCCGCCATTAATAAAATGGATACACAAGCTCTTGATCGTCACATCAAGAGTTGGCGGCGATCTATAACCATCGCTGTGAAAACGCTCTTCCACGGCGAGAGATTCCTCTGCGATCACGTCTTCTCCTCTTCTAAGAAAATCCGTGAATCATGTTTCGCCGATATCTCAAGTGAGGCAGCAGCGAATATCTTCCGATTCCCGGAGCTAGTAGCGAAGACGAAACAGAGATCGCCGGAGAAAATTTTCCGGTTGATGGACTTGTACGATTCGATATCGCAACTCTCGCCGGACATTGATTCCATTTTCTCATTCGAATCGGTCTCCTCTGTTAAACTACAAGCTCTAAACTCACTTCTCAAGATCGGCGATTCTGTCAGAACGTTATTGTCAGAATTCGAATCATCAATCCAGAAAAACACATCAAAAATAGCGATTCCCGGCGGTGGAATTCACCCTTTAACCGATTCAGTCATGGATTATGTAACTTTGCTTTCCAATTACAGTGGGGTACTCAGCGATATCGTCGATGATTCAGAATCTCTGCCGAAATCGCCGATGCTAGATGCTCCGGCACCGGCGGTATCAGTCCGGCTAGCATGGATCATACTTGTACTTCTCTGTAAACTTGACGTGAAAGCAGAGCTCTACAACGACGTCGCTTTAACCTACCTATTTCTAGTCAACAATCTTCACTTCATTGTCCAAAAAGTCCGGACCACTAATCTTag gtATATTTTAGGTGAAGAATGGATACTAAAAAATGATAAGAAGGTGAGACAATACGCAACTAGCTACGAGAGAGTAGCGTGGAGCAAAGTGTTCACTTCTCTACCCGATAACAATTCAATGGAAGAATCGCTTGAAACAATTAAGGGTCGTTTTCGAAAATTCAACATCGCCTTTGAGGAGGCGTATCAAAAGCAAATGTCGTGGGTGGTTCTCGACGAAGGGATTAGAGATGAGATCAAACTTTCGATAGAGAGGAAGTTGGTGCCGGCATATAGGGCATTTTATGAATGCAATATCGTGATGGTTCGTGGGGAGAGGAATCACGA